In the Natronoglycomyces albus genome, GTTGTACTCGGAGGAGGATTTCCTCGCTCGCCCCGAGTTCACCGACGCGGAGATCCTGCGAACGAACCTCGCCTCGGTCATTTTGCAGATGACGGCCGCGAAGCTGGGCAAGGTGGAGACGTTCCCGTTCGTGGATGCTCCCGACGAACGCAATATCAAAGATGGCACCGAGTTGCTCTTTGAGCTAGGGGCGCTAGAGCTACGCAAAGGGCAACCACCGCGATTGACCAAGCTCGGGCGCCAGATCTCCCGGCTACCCATCGACCCGCGCTTGGCTCGCATGATCCTCCAAGCCAAGGAGGAGGGCTGCGTCCACGAAGTCACCGTCATCGCCGCCGCGCTGTCGATTCAGGACCCCCGGGAACGCCCCAGCGACAAGAAACAGGCCGCCGATGCCTCGCACGCCCGCTTTGCCGACCCCACCTCGGACTTCCTCGCCTACTTGAACCTGTGGAAGTACTTGGAAGATGAGAAACGCTCTCGGTCTGGTTCGGGCTTCCGCCGTATGTGCAAGAAGGAATTTCTGCACTATTTGCGGATTCGGGAATGGCAGGACCTATATCGGCAGATCAATGGTGGCCTCAAGAGCCTCAAGATCGCTAACCGCGAGGTGGCCCAGAACAGGGCCGGGCGGCGTGAAACGGCTGAGGCTGGCACGGTGGACACCGAACGTCTCCATACCGCGCTGTTGGCCGGTTTGCTCAGCCACGTAGGTCTCAAGGAGGCCGACAAGCGCGAATACCTAGGCGCGCGTAACGCCAAATTCGCGGTCTTCCCTGGTTCCAGCTTGTTTAAGAAGCAACCCCGCTGGGTTGTCGCCGCCGAACTGGTCGAAACCTCGCGATTGTGGGGGCGTATTTGCGCCCGGATCGAACCAGAGTGGATCGAACCGCTGGCCACCCACGTCACCAAACGCACCTATTCGGAGCCGCACTGGTCGAAGAAGGCGGGCGCCGTACTCGGATATGAGCGCGTCACGCTCTACGGCGTACCGATCGTTGCTCGTCGCAAGGTCAACTTCGGGCGCATCGATCAGGCGCTCTCGCGTGAACTTTTCATTCGGGGGGCTTTGGTCGAAGGCGAGTGGGAGACTCATCATGAATTCTTCCAAGCCAACCGGAATCTGCTGGCCGAAGTCGAAGATCTAGAGAACCGGGTGCGTCGTCGCGACCTGCTCTCCGATGAGCAGACTCTGTTTGACTTCTACGACGCCCGATTGCCCGCTGACATCGTCTCCGAACGCCACTTCGATTCGTGGTGGAAGCAGGCCAAGCGGGAAACGCCGGACCTGTTGAACTTTGAGTACAGTCTGCTCGTGGCCGACCGGGCCGAGGGCATCAGCAAGGAGAACTACCCTTCACAGTGGACCTCTGAGAACATCGACCTCGACCTTGCCTACGAATTCGATCCGGGCAAGGCCACCGACGGGATCACCGTCGAGGTGCCGCTGGACGCGCTACCGCAACTGGACCAAGACTCCTTTACCTGGAATGTGCCCGGTATGCGCGAGGAACTGGCCGCCTCGCTCATCCGCAGCCTGCCCAAGGGGCTGCGACGCAACTTCGTGCCCGCCCCCGACTTCGCCGTCGCGGCAGTGGCCCGGATGGACCCCGCCAGCGGCAAACCCATGACCGCCGCGCTGTCGGAGACCCTCCGTGCCATGACCGGGGTGATCGTCCCCGAAGACGCCTATGACGTGACCAAGATTCCCGGGCACCTACAAATGACCTACCAGGTCACTGATGAGGACGGCACGGTCGTGGCCACGGGTAAGGAGCTGGGAGCCCTGCAACGTCAACTGGCTCCGAAAGCACACGAGGCCATGGCTGAGGCCGCACCCGAACTCGAACGCGAGGGCCTCACAACCTGGGACTTCGACCACCTGCCACAGCTACATGAGACGCCACGCAAGGGCTATGTGGCCAAGGCCTACCCGGCCTTGGCCGATCGGGGCAACACCGTCAGCGTGACCTGTTTTGCCACTGAGGCCGAGCAGTCGGCGAATATGTGGGCGGGCACGCGCCGACTGCTGCAACTGAACATCCCCGACCCACACATCAAGGAGGCGTTGACGCGGGCCGAGACGCTGAATCTCGCCGCCAGCGCCTATCCGTCGGCTGAGGCGCTGTTGGATGATTGTCGGCGGTGCGTGTTGGACAAGATTCTGATCGAAGCTGGCGGACCCGCGTGGGATCAAGAAGGCTTTGCGGCCTTGCTCAAGCGGGCCCGTCCGGAGTTGGCCGCCGAGTCGGTCGCGGTGGCGCGTAAGGTGGCCGCGATCTTGCAACAAGCGCGCGCGGCAAGGAAGCTTTTGGAAGGTAAGTTCAGCTTCGACATGCTTCCCGCGCTATCGGACATGAAGACGCAACTGGACGCGTTGGTGGGGTCCGAGGGCTTCGTCGGGGCGACCGGATGGTGGCGGCTGGACGATCTGCAGCGTTATATCAAGGGGATCGTGGCCAGAGCGCAGCGTCTGCCGCGCGATGTCGAGGCGGATCGGCGGCGGATGGAGCAGGTGGTCGGTTTGTGCGCCGAGCGTGACCGCCTCGCTAGTGCGCGTCCGCACGCCTTGCGGACCGCCGAGGGCCAAGAGTTGCGCTGGATGATCGAGGAGCTGCGCGTGAGCTTGTTCGCCCAGGAATTGGGGACGCGGTACCAAGTCAGTGAGAAGCGCGTCAGGCGGCTATTGCAAGCGCTGTAAGACCCCAGGCGCCCGTGCCTGGGGTCTTACAGCGGGTTGCTCTTGTCTTCACCAGGCTTCCGACGCGGCTAGGCGTGGGGCCAGCCGCGTCTTTGGCAGGGTGGGCTCGGTGGTGAGCCACGTGTGGCCCTGCCCCTCAATTAGCCAAGAGAACGGCCGCGAAGGCCATCAGTGCCGCGCCGACGGTCGCGTTGCCAGCGGCGGCGGCGCGACGGCGGCGGCGGAAGATCCGGGCTAGCCTGTCGCCAAAGAAGATCAGGCTCACCATGTACATCATGTCGATGGCGAGCACGATCACCATCAACACCAGATAGCTCAACACGGGGTAGGCGTAGCTGGGGTCGATGAACTGGACGAAGAGCGCCACGTAGAACAACAGCGACTTCGGGTTGAGGATGCTGGCGGTGAAGGCCCGACGGAATGGGTGTTCCTTGGACAGAA is a window encoding:
- the hrpA gene encoding ATP-dependent RNA helicase HrpA; this translates as MSAPEKKRGNGARRRAHSRSRPPARPRFSDETIQARAAAVPSITYPAELPVSQRRDDIAKAIEDNQVVIIAGETGSGKTTQIPKICLELGRGVTGMIGHTQPRRIAARSVAERIAEELNSPLGEAVGWKVRFSDRVSDSSYIKLMTDGILLTELQHDRMLSAYDTIIIDEAHERSLNIDFILGCLKQLLPKRPDLKVIVTSATIDPERFATHFCDRNGRPAPILEVSGRTYPVEIRYRPLEAPDEEGQEDSEPRDQIDAILDAVNELSRIDSGDILVFLSGEQEIRDTAEALEKAHLRHTEVVPLYARLSAEEQHRVFKPHTGRRIVLATNVAETSLTVPGIRYVIDPGFARISRYSARTKVQRLPIEAISQASANQRAGRCGRVAEGVCIRLYSEEDFLARPEFTDAEILRTNLASVILQMTAAKLGKVETFPFVDAPDERNIKDGTELLFELGALELRKGQPPRLTKLGRQISRLPIDPRLARMILQAKEEGCVHEVTVIAAALSIQDPRERPSDKKQAADASHARFADPTSDFLAYLNLWKYLEDEKRSRSGSGFRRMCKKEFLHYLRIREWQDLYRQINGGLKSLKIANREVAQNRAGRRETAEAGTVDTERLHTALLAGLLSHVGLKEADKREYLGARNAKFAVFPGSSLFKKQPRWVVAAELVETSRLWGRICARIEPEWIEPLATHVTKRTYSEPHWSKKAGAVLGYERVTLYGVPIVARRKVNFGRIDQALSRELFIRGALVEGEWETHHEFFQANRNLLAEVEDLENRVRRRDLLSDEQTLFDFYDARLPADIVSERHFDSWWKQAKRETPDLLNFEYSLLVADRAEGISKENYPSQWTSENIDLDLAYEFDPGKATDGITVEVPLDALPQLDQDSFTWNVPGMREELAASLIRSLPKGLRRNFVPAPDFAVAAVARMDPASGKPMTAALSETLRAMTGVIVPEDAYDVTKIPGHLQMTYQVTDEDGTVVATGKELGALQRQLAPKAHEAMAEAAPELEREGLTTWDFDHLPQLHETPRKGYVAKAYPALADRGNTVSVTCFATEAEQSANMWAGTRRLLQLNIPDPHIKEALTRAETLNLAASAYPSAEALLDDCRRCVLDKILIEAGGPAWDQEGFAALLKRARPELAAESVAVARKVAAILQQARAARKLLEGKFSFDMLPALSDMKTQLDALVGSEGFVGATGWWRLDDLQRYIKGIVARAQRLPRDVEADRRRMEQVVGLCAERDRLASARPHALRTAEGQELRWMIEELRVSLFAQELGTRYQVSEKRVRRLLQAL